The Brassica oleracea var. oleracea cultivar TO1000 chromosome C6, BOL, whole genome shotgun sequence genome includes a region encoding these proteins:
- the LOC106299644 gene encoding nuclear-pore anchor-like — MPLFMPDDELARLSNDAASVVAERADEYIRKLYAELDSVRAKADAASITAEQTCSLLEQKYLSLSQDFASLESQHAKLQSDLDDRLSELAQSQAQKHQLHLQSIEKDGELERMTTEMSELQKSKRQLMELLEQKDSEISEKNSNIKSYLEKIVKLTDASSEKESRFAEASAELARSQAMCFRLSQEKELMERHTKWLDEELTSKVDSYAELRRRHSDLEAEMSAKLVDVEKNYNECSSSLNWHKERLRELETKITSLQEELSSCKDAATTTEEQYSAELLTANKLVELYKESSEEWSRKAGELEGVIKALEARLSQVESGYKHRLEKEMSTNQKLEKENEDIKQKLEKCEAEIEKTRKTDELTLIPFSSFTRGVDISGTSNMIVESHEIISKVPAGVSGTALAASLLRDGWSLTKIYEKYQEAVDAMRHEQLGRKEAELILQRVLSELEEKAGFIQEERGEHERLVEAYSLVSQKLQDSVSEQSNMEKVIMELKADLRRRERENILYQKDISDLQKQVTILLKECRDVQLRCGAAGDEEEDDTQLSDVEMDMESEADKIISEHLLKFKNINGLVEQNVKLRNLVRSLSEQIESRETELKEKYEIDLKKKTDEASSKVAIVLERAEDQCKMIESLHASVAMYKRLYEEEQKLHSSNSLSSDPPPDVVPGRKNFLHLLEDSQEATKRAQEKTFERIRSLEEDLAKARSDIIAIRSERDKLAMEANFAREKLEGIMKESERKREEMNSVLARNIEFSQLIIDHQRKLRESSESLHAAEGISRKLSMEVSVLKQEKEVLSNAEKRASDEVSALSQRVYRLQATLDTIQSTEEVREEARAAERRKQEEHIKQLEKEWAEAKKELQEERSNARNSTSDRNQTLNNAVRQVEEMGKELANALKAVSAAESRASVAEARLSDLEKKIRSSDPKVRDMESGGVVSLSDNEISIDLHTAKEEMEKLRGEVESSKSHMLQYKSIAQVNETALKQMESAHENFRIEAEKTQKSLEAELVSLRERVSELENDCIQKSEQIANAAAGKEDALVSASAEIASLREESLVKSSQIEAINIQMSILKNDLEKEHEKWRVAQRNYERQVILQSETIQELTKTSQALASLQEEASELRKLADARGTEISELTSKWSEEKFMLEQQKNLAEKKYHDLNEQNKILHSRLEAMHLHSAEKDSRSGKISSESTGSDQLGDSGLQSVVNYLRRTKEIAETEISLMRQEKLRLQSQLESAVKMAESARGSLNAERSSSRASLLTEDEIKSLQLQVNEMNLFRESNMQLREENKHNFEECQRLREVSQKARTDFENSENLLKQKQTELDLCMKETERLRKEIDLQKRRVDELRETYKNIDVADYNRLKDEMRQFEEKLKGKDAHIEEIKKLVLEKENKISLLEKDLTNCKNELREREKDRTKCKTELSEREKRLDAAQQAQVTMQSEIENLKAEITKLKGDSERLRKSFTNIKRKLDKEKDDLNRENQSLSKQLEEAKEAGKRTTSDATAEQAVKERDEKEQKIQILDKFVHSLKDDLKKKDDELTKEKTERKSVEKVFGDSLAKIKQEKTKVDEELVKLERYQTALARLSEELDKLKQADGNLPEGTSAVQALSGSVLNDQAAAYVSAVDYFERMARTIVHNSQGSTKSTGTVTEASPATVEPSAIVKASPSKAPVETTQQPPKEKRLVSLKPSAELRRPVRRIKRPQFIKPEEPPQADVEMPEAEGAGDEGKQPSSNVTESQVTTMPPPFQTHIRKRQADPLASEPQQGTRETSSEIAPPAPKKPKGSESQPDTTESETLPKEPDVDESMDATTAAEDDNEEETEAETAEEKTEETTEAQQESEAEVQEKADEPVEENPTETETIPTEEEFKDQTEQENQDLLADVEFDKEEGEFDLDTLEDLEEAKDVITPTQSPIRIEKSTEEAETTIEPALEDAKNDEGAAEEASDKPDNGHNQQVEETDLKPETTIATTVTASTSSTPASASPSETQETEETKRAASPSRTINIADKAKEQAALRQAGVATLGGTRTPSPGNRAASSSLLRGRGRVVNTRGGNRLNTRGGRTPRGGGAGRGQPPSQP, encoded by the exons ATGCCCTTGTTTATGCCAGACGATGAGCTTGCGCGGCTATCAAACGACGCCGCGTCGGTGGTTGCAGAGAGAGCCGACGAGTACATCCGGAAGCTGTACGCCGAGTTGGACAGTGTACGTGCCAAGGCCGATGCTGCTTCCATCACGGCGGAGCAGACGTGCTCGCTTCTCGAGCAGAAGTACCTCTCGCTCTCTCAGGATTTCGCGTCGCTTGAATCTCAGCATGCGAAGCTTCAGTCTGATCTCGATGATCGGTTATCTGAGCTCGCACAGTCTCAGGCGCAGAAGCACCAGCTTCATTTGCAATCG ATTGAGAAGGACGGAGAGTTAGAGAGGATGACGACGGAGATGTCAGAGCTGCAAAAGTCCAAGAGGCAACTGATGGAGTTGCTGGAGCAGAAAGATTCTGAGATTAGCGAGAAGAACTCTAATATCAAGAGCTATTTGGAGAAGATT GTTAAGCTGACTGACGCTAGTTCGGAAAAGGAGTCTAGATTTGCTGAAGCAAGCGCTGAATTGGCACGTTCGCAAGCTATGTGCTTTCGTTTGTCTCAGGAGAAAGAGCTTATGGAAAGGCATACTAAGTGGCTTGATGAGGAGTTAACATCTAAAGTTGACAGTTATGCTGAACTCCGTAGGAGGCATTCTGATCTCGAGGCTGAAATGTCGGCGAAGCTTGTGGAC GTTGAGAAAAATTATAATGAATGCTCTAGTTCGTTGAATTGGCATAAGGAAAGATTGAGAGAGCTCGAAACGAAGATTACTTCATTACAAGAG GAACTCAGCTCGTGCAAAGATGCAGCAACGACGACTGAAGAGCAATACAGTGCTGAACTTCTCACT GCAAACAAGCTTGTTGAGCTGTACAAGGAAAGTTCGGAGGAATGGTCTAGAAAGGCTGGGGAACTTGAGGGTGTCATTAAGGCCTTAGAG GCACGCTTGAGCCAAGTCGAGAGTGGGTATAAACATAGACTTGAGAAAGAAATGTCTACGAACCAGAAGTTGGAGAAG GAGAACGAAGACATTAAACAAAAACTTGAGAAGTGTGAAGCAGAAATTGAGAAAACTCGAAAAACAGATGAGCTAACGCTTATACCTTTCAGCAGTTTCACAAG AGGGGTTGACATTTCTGGGACCAGCAACATGATAGTGGAAAGCCATGAAATAATTTCCAAGGTTCCTGCTGGTGTGTCAGGAACAGCACTGGCAGCTTCACTCCTACGTGACGGATGGAGT CTGACCAAAATTTATGAGAAGTATCAAGAGGCTGTTGATGCTATGAGGCATGAGCAATTAGGTCGAAAGGAAGCGGAGTTGATACTACAACGG GTTTTATCCGAACTAGAAGAGAAAGCTGGGTTCATCCAAGAGGAAAGAG GTGAGCATGAGCGTTTGGTTGAAGCTTACTCTCTAGTCAGTCAAAAACTTCAGGATTCTGTCTCTGAACAATCAAATATGGAGAAAGTCATCATGGAGCTAAAG GCTGACTTGAGGAGGCGGGAACGTGAAAATATTCTGTATCAGAAAGATATATCTGACCTACAGAAGCAG GTAACGATACTACTGAAGGAGTGTCGTGATGTCCAACTTCGCTGTGGAGCTGCCGGGGATGAGGAAGAAGATGATACTCAGCTTTCTGATGTTGAGATGGATATGGAATCTGAAGCTGATAAAATAATTTCAGAGCATCTT TTGAAGTTTAAAAATATAAATGGATTAGTTGAGCAGAATGTTAAGCTCAGGAATCTTGTTCGTAGTCTCTCAGAGCAGATTGAAAGTAGGGAAACGGAGCTGAAG GAGAAGTATGAGATAGACCTGAAGAAAAAGACTGATGAAGCTTCTTCCAAAGTAGCCATCGTGCTAGAAAGAGCCGAAGACCAGTGTAAAATGATTGAATCACTGCACGCATCT GTTGCAATGTATAAACGACTATATGAAGAGGAACAGAAACTTCATTCATCTAATTCTCTTTCTTCAGATCCGCCTCCAG ATGTAGTGCCAGGAAGGAAGAACTTCTTACATCTGCTTGAGGATTCGCAG GAAGCTACTAAGAGAGCCCAAGAAAAAACATTTGAACGCATTCGAAGTCTGGAAGAAGATTTAGCGAAGGCTAGGAGTGATATAATTGCGATAAGGTCTGAACGGGATAAGTTGGCCATGGAGGCAAATTTTGCTAGGGAAAAACTAGAAGGCATCATGAAAGAATCTGAACGCAAG AGGGAAGAAATGAACAGTGTTTTGGCAAGAAACATAGAGTTCTCGCAGCTGATCATCGACCACCAACGGAAGTTACGTGAGAGTTCTGAGTCTCTGCATGCAGCGGAAGGGATTTCTAGAAAATTATCTATGGAG GTATCGGTTCTTAAACAAGAAAAAGAGGTGTTATCAAATGCTGAGAAAAGAGCCTCTGATGAGGTTTCTGCTTTATCTCAGAGAGTTTATCGCCTTCAG GCTACCTTGGATACTATCCAGAGTACAGAGGAAGTTCGTGAG GAAGCAAGAGCTGCCGAGAGAAGGAAACAAGAGGAGCATATCAAGCAACTTGAG AAAGAATGGGCTGAAGCTAAAAAAGAATTGCAAGAAGAAAGGAGCAATGCGCGGAATAGCACTTCGGACCGCAATCAAACTTTGAACAATGCTGTTAGGCAGGTCGAAGAAATGGGGAAAGAATTGGCTAATGCCTTGAAGGCTGTCTCGGCAGCAGAGTCCAGGGCTTCTGTGGCTGAG GCTAGACTTTCTGATTTGGAGAAGAAGATAAGATCTTCAGATCCTAAG GTTCGTGATATGGAGAGTGGTGGAGTCGTCTCTCTTTCTGATAATGAG ATATCCATAGACCTGCATACTGCTAAGGAAGAAATGGAAAAGTTGAGGGGAGAAGTAGAATCTAGCAAAAGCCACATGCTTCAG TACAAGAGTATAGCTCAGGTGAATGAAACAGCTTTAAAGCAGATGGAATCTGCCCATGAGAACTTCAGAATTGAG GCTGAAAAGACACAGAAATCGTTGGAAGCAGAGCTTGTTTCTCTTAGGGAAAGGGTTTCAGAACTTGAAAACGACTGTATACAGAAATCGGAGCAAATAGCCAATGCTGCTGCAGGAAAAGAAGATGCTCTTGTATCAGCATCAGCTGAAATTGCAAGCCTGAGAGAAGAAAGCTTAGTTAAAAG TTCCCAAATCGAAGCAATTAATATCCAGATGTCCATTTTGAAAAATGACCTGGAGAAGGAACATGAGAAATGGCGTGTTGCTCAGAGAAATTATGAAAGACAG GTTATTCTGCAGTCTGAAACTATTCAAGAGCTTACGAAAACATCACAGGCTTTGGCTTCCCTTCAAGAGGAGGCATCTGAACTTCGTAAATTGGCTGATGCAAGGGGAACGGAAATT TCCGAGCTTACCTCCAAGTGGAGTGAAGAGAAATTTATGTTAGAGCAGCAAAAGAATCTAGCGGAGAAGAAGTATCATGATCTCAACGAACAG AACAAAATACTGCATAGCCGACTTGAGGCTATGCATCTTCACTCGGCTGAGAAAGATAGCCGTTCTGGAAAAATATCATCTGAAAGCACTGGCTCAGATCAACTTGGAGATTCTGGTTTGCAAAGTGTAGTTAATTATTTGCGCAGAACGAAGGAAATA GCTGAAACAGAGATATCACTTATGAGACAGGAAAAATTACGGTTGCAATCGCAA CTTGAGAGTGCCGTGAAGATGGCAGAGTCTGCCCGGGGTTCACTTAATGCTGAGCGTTCCAGTTCAAGGGCCTCATTATTGACTGAGGATGAAATCAAATCTCTTCAGCTTCAG GTCAATGAGATGAACTTGTTCCGTGAAAGCAACATGCAACTCAGGGAGGAAAACAAACACAATTTTGAGGAGTGCCAG AGACTGCGTGAAGTATCTCAAAAGGCTAGGACAGATTTCGAAAACTCAGAAAATCTATTGAAGCAAAAGCAAACGGAGTTAGACTTGTGTATGAAAGAGACGGAAAGGCTAAGGAAGGAGATAGATCTTCAAAAAAGGAGGGTTGATGAG TTGCGAGAGACGTATAAAAACATTGATGTTGCTGACTACAATCGCCTCAAAGATGAAATGCGGCAATTCGAG GAGAAACTGAAAGGGAAAGATGCTCATATTGAGGAAATCAAGAAGCTTGTGTTAGAGAAGGAGAATAAGATATCTCTACTAGAGAAGGATCTAACAAACTGCAAAAACGAACTGAGAGAGAGGGAGAAGGATCGAACAAAATGCAAAACAGAACTGAGTGAGAGGGAAAAGAGGTTAGACGCTGCTCAGCAAGCACAG GTGACTATGCAGTCAGAGATTGAGAATTTGAAAGCAGAGATTACTAAGCTGAAAGGAGATTCCGAAAGGTTGAGAAAATCTTTTACTAACATTAAGAGAAAGCTCGATAAAGAAAAGGACGACTTAAACAGAGAAAACCAGTCGCTCTCTAAACAATTAGAGGAAGCCAAAGAGG CTGGAAAGAGAACAACATCTGATGCCACGGCGGAGCAGGCCGTTAAGGAGAGAGATGAAAAAGAACAAAAGATTCAG ATATTGGATAAGTTTGTTCATTCACTGAAAGATGACCTGAAGAAGAAAGATGACGAATTAACTAAAGAGAAAACAGAACGCAAGTCTGTTGAGAAAGTATTTGGAGACTCCTTGGCCAAAATTAAACAG GAGAAAACAAAAGTGGATGAAGAGCTTGTTAAGCTCGAGAGGTATCAGACGGCATTGGCTCGACTCTCTGAAGAATTGGACAAGTTGAAGCAAGCTGATGGAAATCTGCCTGAG GGTACTTCAGCTGTCCAGGCTCTCTCTGGAAGCGTATTGAATGACCAAGCCGCTGCGTACGTATCAGCTGTAGACTATTTTGAACGCATGGCTCGTACTATTGTCCACAATTCTCAAGGTAGCACAAAATCTACTGGTACGGTGACTGAAGCTTCCCCTGCTACAGTTGAGCCTTCAGCCATTGTCAAAGCCTCTCCTTCAAAAGCTCCGGTGGAAACTACCCAGCAGCCACCCAAAGAGAAGAGATTGGTTTCGCTGAAACCAAGCGCTGAGCTCCGCAGACCGGTTAGGAGGATTAAACGTCCTCAATTTATTAAACCAGAGGAACCTCCTCAAGCTGATGTTGAGATGCCAGAAGCTGAGGGAGCTGGTGATGAAGGAAAACAGCCTTCCTCCAATGTTACAGAGAGCCAAGTAACCACAATGCCACCACCTTTTCAGACACATATCCGTAAACGCCAGGCCGATCCATTGGCTTCTGAGCCACAACAAGGGACTCGGGAAACCAGTTCAGAAATTGCACCACCTGCGCCGAAGAAGCCTAAAGGATCTGAGTCACAACCTGATACTACCGAAAGTGAAACCCTCCCTAAAGAGCCAGACGTGGATGAATCCATGGATGCGACTACTGCCGCTGAGGATGACAATGAAGAAGAAACAGAAGCCGAGACTGCAGAGGAGAAAACAGAGGAAACTACGGAAGCACAACAAGAAAGTGAAGCTGAAGTCCAAGAGAAAGCTGATGAGCCAGTAGAAGAGAATCCAACTGAGACAGAAACCATTCCTACCGAAGAAGAGTTTAAGGATCAGACCGAACAAGAGAATCAAGATCTTCTGGCAGACGTGGAATTTGATAAAGAAGAAGGAGAGTTCGATCTAGACACTCTGGAAGATCTCGAAGAGGCCAAGGATGTAATTACACCCACGCAGTCACCAATTAGGATAGAGAAATCAACGGAGGAAGCTGAAACAACCATTGAACCAGCACTAGAAGATGCTAAGAACGATGAAGGAGCTGCTGAAGAAGCCTCTGATAAACCCGACAATGGTCACAATCAACAAGTAGAAGAAACCGATCTCAAGCCAGAGACCACAATAGCTACAACTGTCACAGCATCCACTTCCTCTACTCCAGCTTCTGCAAGTCCAAGCGAAACTCAAGAAACTGAAGAAACGAAGAGAGCAGCGTCGCCAAGCAGAACTATTAATATAGCTGATAAAGCAAAAGAGCAAGCAGCTCTAAGACAAGCCGGAGTAGCCACTCTAGGTGGAACCCGAACTCCTTCACCAGGCAACCGAGCTGCTTCATCATCCCTCCTCAGAGGTCGTGGCCGAGTTGTAAACACTCGAGGAGGAAATCGACTGAATACTCGTGGTGGCCGAACCCCACGTGGTGGTGGTGCTGGACGTGGACAACCCCCGAGCCAGCCGTGA
- the LOC106300937 gene encoding uncharacterized protein LOC106300937 produces the protein MSFLYEKSNAWRWLVRKTRDSRPFFFTFATVCGVIPGIIGYGVMQFTNSTNPELEARLRQSARPETTMMGKVNQERLAEYLGELKQKQDTNDRYVAALKGETLTRKPYQRIQPVPKPNDTVTTKPQ, from the exons ATGTCGTTTCTGTACGAGAAGAGCAACGCATGGAGATGGCTAGTGAGGAAGACGCGAGATTCAAGACCCTTCTTCTTCACATTCGCTACTGTATGCGGCGTCATCCCCGGAATAATCGGCTACGGGGTTATGCAGTTCACCAATTCCACTAACCCGGAGCTCGAGGCCCGTCTCCGACAATCCGCCCGACCCGAAACCACC ATGATGGGTAAAGTAAACCAAGAGAGGCTAGCTGAGTACCTCGGGGAGTTGAAACAGAAGCAAGATACCAACGACAGATACGTGGCTGCTCTAAAGGGAGAGACTCTTACCAGGAAGCCTTACCAAAGAATTCAACCTGTGCCAAAGCCAAATGACACGGTCACAACCAAACCTCAGTAA
- the LOC106299647 gene encoding metacaspase-7-like: protein MAKKAVLIGINYPGTKIELKGCVNDVHRMHKCLVDRYGFSEEDITVLIDTDDSYTQPTGKNIRNALSELITPAKSGDVLFVHYSGHGTRVPLEEGEEDETGFDECIVPCDMNPIPDDDFRELVDQVPPGCKITFVSDSCHSGGLIDGAKEHIGESTNKNRNQEPKAYFFELEIWNFFNSVLMKFLALCGIWRSQEEQDKIEITARYEVGKSRYLPMESFINVLKEKTGKDNIEIGKIRPTIFDVFGEDASPKVKKFIKAMLTKLDQSGLVESGREIYRGGSSKGSVPDRGILLSGCQTDETSADVKKSGEAYGAFSNAIQMVLSGGGGEKDKITNRELVLRAREMLKEQGFTQRPGLYCNDRFVDAPFIC, encoded by the exons ATGGCGAAGAAAGCTGTGTTGATCGGGATCAACTATCCAGGAACTAAGATAGAACTAAAAGGCTGCGTCAACGACGTTCACCGGATGCACAAGTGCCTCGTTGACCGGTACGGGTTCTCCGAGGAAGACATCACGGTGCTGATCGACACCGACGATTCTTACACGCAACCCACAGGCAAAAACATCCGTAATGCCTTGTCTGAACTCATAACGCCAGCAAAGTCCGGTGATGTTCTGTTCGTGCATTATAGTGGACACGGTACGAGGGTCCCACTGGAAGAAGGGGAGGAGGATGAAACAGGGTTTGATGAGTGTATTGTTCCTTGCGACATGAATCCAATCCCTG ATGATGATTTCAGGGAGTTAGTGGACCAGGTTCCCCCAGGGTGTAAGATTACGTTCGTATCAGACTCTTGTCACAGTGGTGGACTCATCGATGGAGCCAAGGAACATATTGGAGAGAGCACCAATAAGAACCGAAACCAAGAACCAAAAGCTTACTTTTTCGAACTCGAGATATGGAACTTCTTTAATAGCGTGTTGATGAAGTTTCTTGCGCTTTGTGGGATCTGGAGATCTCAGGAAGAACAAGACAAGATTGAGATCACAGCGAGATACGAAGTTGGCAAATCAAGGTATCTGCCAATGGAGAGCTTCATCAACGTTCTCAAAGAGAAAACTGGCAAAGACAACATCGAGATTGGGAAAATCAGACCGACAATTTTCGATGTGTTCGGTGAAGATGCGAGTCCCAAGGTGAAGAAGTTCATAAAAGCGATGCTCACCAAGCTAGATCAAAGTGGTTTAGTTGAGAGTGGTCGTGAGATCTATAGAGGAGGATCAAGCAAGGGGTCGGTTCCAGACAGAGGGATACTGTTGAGTGGGTGTCAAACGGATGAGACATCAGCAGATGTGAAGAAGAGTGGAGAAGCTTATGGAGCTTTTAGTAACGCGATTCAGATGGTTTTGTCGGGAGGTGGTGGGGAGAAAGATAAGATCACCAATAGGGAACTGGTTTTGAGAGCAAGAGAGATGCTGAAAGAACAAGGGTTTACTCAGAGACCAGGATTGTATTGTAATGACCGTTTTGTGGATGCCCCGTTTATATGCTAA
- the LOC106300936 gene encoding E3 ubiquitin-protein ligase RGLG2-like, with protein sequence MSTGMGSGKGKSCPSPSDPSISVSDKINATREKYALIPDRFSSLDQVSKALREAGLESSNLILGIDFTKSNEWSGKTSFHGKSLHALGATQNPYEKAIFVIGQTLAPFDEDNLIPCFGFGDSTTHDEEVFSFHSDNSPCHGFEEVLSCYRRITPNLILSGPTSYGPLIHAAVDIVEKNNGQFHVLVIVADGQVTRGVDKAEGELSQQERTTIDAIVNASSYALSIVLIGVGDGPWEDMRKFDDKIPKREFDNFQFVNFTEIMKRDSSESAKEAAFALAALMEIPFQYQAATELSLLGKTTGLAKKINPRPPPTPYTPTIRTELPSPASEEHTQSCPICLTSQKDVAFGCGHMTCRDCGSRIANCPICRVLITSRLRLYT encoded by the exons ATGTCTACGGGTATGGGAAGTGGAAAAGGCAAAAGCTGTCCATCACCGTCCGACCCTTCAATCTCAGTTTCCGACAAGATAAACGCCACCAGGGAGAAGTACGCTCTCATCCCTGACCGCTTCTCTTCCCTTGACCAG GTATCAAAAGCTCTGAGAGAAGCTGGTCTTGAATCATCTAATCTCATTCTTGGAATTGATTTCACTAAGAGCAACGAATGGTCTG GGAAAACATCTTTCCATGGAAAAAGTCTTCATGCTCTCGGAGCAACTCAGAATCCATATGAAAAGGCAATCTTTGTGATCGGCCAAACGTTGGCTCCTTTCGATGAAGACAATCTCATCCCCTGTTTCGGCTTTGGCGACT CAACGACCCATGATGAGGAAGTGTTCAGTTTCCACAGCGACAACTCTCCATGCCATGGCTTTGAAGAGGTCTTATCATGTTACAGAAGAATCACACCTAACTTGATTTTATCAG GGCCAACGTCTTACGGACCACTCATCCATGCTGCGGTCGACATTGTTGAAAAGAACAACGGTCAGTTTCATGTTCTGGTGATTGTCGCTGATGGGCAG GTAACGAGAGGTGTTGATAAGGCCGAGGGAGAACTCAGTCAACAAGAGAGAACAACTATCGACGCCATTGTTAACGCGAG CTCATATGCTTTGTCGATTGTTTTAATCGGTGTTGGAGATGGGCCATGGGAAGACATGAGGAAGTTCGACGACAAGATCCCTAAGCGTGAGTTCGACAACTTTCAG TTTGTGAATTTCACAGAGATCATGAAGAGAGATTCATCAGAGTCAGCTAAAGAAGCTGCATTTGCTCTTGCTGCTCTAATGGAGATTCCCTTTCAGTATCAAGCAGCAACCGAACTCAGCTTACTCGG GAAAACAACGGGCTTAGCTAAGAAAATAAACCCGAGGCCACCACCTACTCCTTACACACCTACTATTCGTACTGAACTACCATCACCTGCATCAGAAGAACATACTCAG AGTTGCCCAATTTGCCTGACTAGCCAGAAAGACGTGGCTTTTGGCTGTGGTCACATG ACGTGTCGAGATTGCGGATCCAGGATAGCAAACTGTCCCATCTGCAGAGTACTGATCACAAGCCGGCTAAGGCTTTACACGTGA